Proteins encoded together in one Diabrotica undecimpunctata isolate CICGRU chromosome 3, icDiaUnde3, whole genome shotgun sequence window:
- the unc-119 gene encoding protein unc-119 homolog isoform X1, with protein MSVLREKVDTINNKPLPQLESKVITPEEVLKLTKITDTYLCDPDANIYDIDFTRFKLRDLESGAILFEIAKPLPESVEDSADKNIENEEILDPNAGRFVRYQFTPQFLKLATVGATVEFTVGSKPVNSFRMIERHFFRDKLLKTFDFEFGFCIPYSRNTCEHIYEFPSLAPELVNDMIENPFETRSDSFYFVDNCLIMHNKADYAYNGGLGIVSVWRNHLIR; from the exons atgAGTGTATTACGAGAAAAAGTCGACACTATTAATAACAAGCCTTTGCCTCAATTAGAATCGAAAGTTATTACACCAGAGGAAGTgttgaaattaacaaaaattactGATACATATTTGTGTGATCCAGATGCAAACATATATGATATTGACTTTACACGGTTTAAATTACGGGATTTAGAAAGTGGGGCAATTCTATTTGAAATTGCTAAACCATTGCCAGAAAGTGTTGAGGACAGTGCggataaaaatattgaaaatgaagAGATATTGGATCCAAATGCAGGGCGATTTGTTAGATATCAATTTACCCCTCAATTCTTAAAATTAGCAACTGTTGGAGCAAC GGTTGAGTTTACTGTTGGCAGTAAACCTGTGAACAGTTTTAGGATGATTGAGCGGCACTTTTTCAGAGATAAACTATTAAAAACATTTGATTTTGAATTTGGATTTTGTATACCATATTCTAGAAACACATGTGAACATATTTATGAATTCCCTTCATTAGCTCCTGAACTAG ttaatgacaTGATAGAGAACCCTTTTGAAACAAGATCGGACTCATTTTATTTTGTGGACAATTGTCTTATAATGCATAATAAGGCTGACTATGCTTATAATGGTG GACTGGGCATTGTAAGTGTTTGGAGAAATCATTTGATAAGATAA
- the Snr1 gene encoding SWI/SNF-related matrix-associated actin-dependent regulator of chromatin subfamily B member 1-A isoform X1: MALRTYGDKPISFQLEENGDYYCVGSEVGNYLRLFRGSLYKKYPGMFRRSITNEERKRLIELGLSQHVLASSVSLLRAAEVDDIIEGNDEKYKAVSVHTSEPPMPRESKSKKNLQWVPSLPNSSHLDAVPQATPINRNRVAAKKVRTFPLCFDDTDPQVNIENSCQQEVLVPIRLDMEIEGQKLRDTFTWNKNESLISPEQFAEVLCDDLDLNPLTFVPAIAQAIRQQLEAFPSEPPSIIEENCDQRVIIKLNIHVGNTSLVDQVEWDMSEKQNNAEEFALKLCSELGLGGEFVTAIAYSIRGQLSWHQRTYAFSEAPLPTVEVPFRTPSESDQWAPFLETLTDAEMEKKIRDQDRNTRRIRRLANTTPAVNR, translated from the exons ATGGCTTTAAGAACCTACGGAGATAAACCTATAAGTTTTCAGCTCGAAGAAAATGGAGACTACTATTGTGTTGGATCCGAG GTGGGAAACTATCTACGCCTCTTTCGAGGTTCTCTCTATAAGAAATATCCTGGAATGTTCAGGAGATCAATTACAAATGAAGAACGGAAAAGGTTAATTGAACTTGGTCTAAGTCAACATGTTCTAGCTAGTAGTGTTTCACTTCTGAGAGCAGCTGAAGTAGATGATATAATTGAAGGGAATGACGAAAA ATATAAAGCTGTATCTGTCCATACTTCAGAACCACCAATGCCTAGAGAAAGTAAATCAAAGAAAAATTTGCAATGGGTCCCATCTTTGCCAAATTCCAGTCATTTAGATGCAGTTCCTCAAGCTACTCCTATTAATAGGAACAGAGTAGCAGCAAAAAAg GTGAGGACGTTCCCATTATGTTTTGATGACACAGATCCACAAGTGAACATCGAAAATTCTTGTCAGCAAGAAGTTCTTGTTCCTATTAGACTTGATATGGAAATTGAAGGACAAAAACTAAGAGATACTTTTACATGGAATAAAAATG AGAGTTTGATTTCTCCAGAACAATTTGCAGAAGTTCTTTGTGATGATCTCGATTTAAACCCATTGACATTTGTGCCTGCCATAGCTCAGGCAATCAGGCAGCAGTTGGAAGCATTTCCATCAGAACCGCCAAGTATAATTGAAGAGAATTGTGACCAGAGAGTAATTATCAAGCTGAACATACATGTAGGAAATACTTCATTAGTTGATCAg GTGGAATGGGATatgagtgaaaaacaaaataacGCCGAAGAGTTCGCTCTCAAATTATGTTCCGAGCTGGGTCTAGGAGGGGAATTTGTAACAGCCATAGCATACTCTATCCGTGGTCAACTCTCGTGGCATCAGAGGACTTACGCTTTCAGTGAAGCTCCGCTTCCTACAGTTGAAGTTCCGTTCAGAACTCCCAGCGAGTCAGATCAATGGGCGCCATTTTTGGAAACTTTAACAGATGCCGAAATGGAGAAAAAGATAAGAGACCAAGACAGGAATACTCGACGCATCCGGAGGTTGGCGAATACAACGCCGG CCGTCAACCGATGA
- the Snr1 gene encoding SWI/SNF-related matrix-associated actin-dependent regulator of chromatin subfamily B member 1-A isoform X2, translated as MALRTYGDKPISFQLEENGDYYCVGSEVGNYLRLFRGSLYKKYPGMFRRSITNEERKRLIELGLSQHVLASSVSLLRAAEVDDIIEGNDEKYKAVSVHTSEPPMPRESKSKKNLQWVPSLPNSSHLDAVPQATPINRNRVAAKKVRTFPLCFDDTDPQVNIENSCQQEVLVPIRLDMEIEGQKLRDTFTWNKNESLISPEQFAEVLCDDLDLNPLTFVPAIAQAIRQQLEAFPSEPPSIIEENCDQRVIIKLNIHVGNTSLVDQVEWDMSEKQNNAEEFALKLCSELGLGGEFVTAIAYSIRGQLSWHQRTYAFSEAPLPTVEVPFRTPSESDQWAPFLETLTDAEMEKKIRDQDRNTRRIRRLANTTPGW; from the exons ATGGCTTTAAGAACCTACGGAGATAAACCTATAAGTTTTCAGCTCGAAGAAAATGGAGACTACTATTGTGTTGGATCCGAG GTGGGAAACTATCTACGCCTCTTTCGAGGTTCTCTCTATAAGAAATATCCTGGAATGTTCAGGAGATCAATTACAAATGAAGAACGGAAAAGGTTAATTGAACTTGGTCTAAGTCAACATGTTCTAGCTAGTAGTGTTTCACTTCTGAGAGCAGCTGAAGTAGATGATATAATTGAAGGGAATGACGAAAA ATATAAAGCTGTATCTGTCCATACTTCAGAACCACCAATGCCTAGAGAAAGTAAATCAAAGAAAAATTTGCAATGGGTCCCATCTTTGCCAAATTCCAGTCATTTAGATGCAGTTCCTCAAGCTACTCCTATTAATAGGAACAGAGTAGCAGCAAAAAAg GTGAGGACGTTCCCATTATGTTTTGATGACACAGATCCACAAGTGAACATCGAAAATTCTTGTCAGCAAGAAGTTCTTGTTCCTATTAGACTTGATATGGAAATTGAAGGACAAAAACTAAGAGATACTTTTACATGGAATAAAAATG AGAGTTTGATTTCTCCAGAACAATTTGCAGAAGTTCTTTGTGATGATCTCGATTTAAACCCATTGACATTTGTGCCTGCCATAGCTCAGGCAATCAGGCAGCAGTTGGAAGCATTTCCATCAGAACCGCCAAGTATAATTGAAGAGAATTGTGACCAGAGAGTAATTATCAAGCTGAACATACATGTAGGAAATACTTCATTAGTTGATCAg GTGGAATGGGATatgagtgaaaaacaaaataacGCCGAAGAGTTCGCTCTCAAATTATGTTCCGAGCTGGGTCTAGGAGGGGAATTTGTAACAGCCATAGCATACTCTATCCGTGGTCAACTCTCGTGGCATCAGAGGACTTACGCTTTCAGTGAAGCTCCGCTTCCTACAGTTGAAGTTCCGTTCAGAACTCCCAGCGAGTCAGATCAATGGGCGCCATTTTTGGAAACTTTAACAGATGCCGAAATGGAGAAAAAGATAAGAGACCAAGACAGGAATACTCGACGCATCCGGAGGTTGGCGAATACAACGCCGGGTTGGTAG
- the Snr1 gene encoding SWI/SNF-related matrix-associated actin-dependent regulator of chromatin subfamily B member 1 isoform X3 — MFRRSITNEERKRLIELGLSQHVLASSVSLLRAAEVDDIIEGNDEKYKAVSVHTSEPPMPRESKSKKNLQWVPSLPNSSHLDAVPQATPINRNRVAAKKVRTFPLCFDDTDPQVNIENSCQQEVLVPIRLDMEIEGQKLRDTFTWNKNESLISPEQFAEVLCDDLDLNPLTFVPAIAQAIRQQLEAFPSEPPSIIEENCDQRVIIKLNIHVGNTSLVDQVEWDMSEKQNNAEEFALKLCSELGLGGEFVTAIAYSIRGQLSWHQRTYAFSEAPLPTVEVPFRTPSESDQWAPFLETLTDAEMEKKIRDQDRNTRRIRRLANTTPAVNR, encoded by the exons ATGTTCAGGAGATCAATTACAAATGAAGAACGGAAAAGGTTAATTGAACTTGGTCTAAGTCAACATGTTCTAGCTAGTAGTGTTTCACTTCTGAGAGCAGCTGAAGTAGATGATATAATTGAAGGGAATGACGAAAA ATATAAAGCTGTATCTGTCCATACTTCAGAACCACCAATGCCTAGAGAAAGTAAATCAAAGAAAAATTTGCAATGGGTCCCATCTTTGCCAAATTCCAGTCATTTAGATGCAGTTCCTCAAGCTACTCCTATTAATAGGAACAGAGTAGCAGCAAAAAAg GTGAGGACGTTCCCATTATGTTTTGATGACACAGATCCACAAGTGAACATCGAAAATTCTTGTCAGCAAGAAGTTCTTGTTCCTATTAGACTTGATATGGAAATTGAAGGACAAAAACTAAGAGATACTTTTACATGGAATAAAAATG AGAGTTTGATTTCTCCAGAACAATTTGCAGAAGTTCTTTGTGATGATCTCGATTTAAACCCATTGACATTTGTGCCTGCCATAGCTCAGGCAATCAGGCAGCAGTTGGAAGCATTTCCATCAGAACCGCCAAGTATAATTGAAGAGAATTGTGACCAGAGAGTAATTATCAAGCTGAACATACATGTAGGAAATACTTCATTAGTTGATCAg GTGGAATGGGATatgagtgaaaaacaaaataacGCCGAAGAGTTCGCTCTCAAATTATGTTCCGAGCTGGGTCTAGGAGGGGAATTTGTAACAGCCATAGCATACTCTATCCGTGGTCAACTCTCGTGGCATCAGAGGACTTACGCTTTCAGTGAAGCTCCGCTTCCTACAGTTGAAGTTCCGTTCAGAACTCCCAGCGAGTCAGATCAATGGGCGCCATTTTTGGAAACTTTAACAGATGCCGAAATGGAGAAAAAGATAAGAGACCAAGACAGGAATACTCGACGCATCCGGAGGTTGGCGAATACAACGCCGG CCGTCAACCGATGA
- the unc-119 gene encoding protein unc-119 homolog isoform X2 — protein sequence MSVLREKVDTINNKPLPQLESKVITPEEVLKLTKITDTYLCDPDANIYDIDFTRFKLRDLESGAILFEIAKPLPESVEDSADKNIENEEILDPNAGRFVRYQFTPQFLKLATVGATVEFTVGSKPVNSFRMIERHFFRDKLLKTFDFEFGFCIPYSRNTCEHIYEFPSLAPELVNDMIENPFETRSDSFYFVDNCLIMHNKADYAYNGGMST from the exons atgAGTGTATTACGAGAAAAAGTCGACACTATTAATAACAAGCCTTTGCCTCAATTAGAATCGAAAGTTATTACACCAGAGGAAGTgttgaaattaacaaaaattactGATACATATTTGTGTGATCCAGATGCAAACATATATGATATTGACTTTACACGGTTTAAATTACGGGATTTAGAAAGTGGGGCAATTCTATTTGAAATTGCTAAACCATTGCCAGAAAGTGTTGAGGACAGTGCggataaaaatattgaaaatgaagAGATATTGGATCCAAATGCAGGGCGATTTGTTAGATATCAATTTACCCCTCAATTCTTAAAATTAGCAACTGTTGGAGCAAC GGTTGAGTTTACTGTTGGCAGTAAACCTGTGAACAGTTTTAGGATGATTGAGCGGCACTTTTTCAGAGATAAACTATTAAAAACATTTGATTTTGAATTTGGATTTTGTATACCATATTCTAGAAACACATGTGAACATATTTATGAATTCCCTTCATTAGCTCCTGAACTAG ttaatgacaTGATAGAGAACCCTTTTGAAACAAGATCGGACTCATTTTATTTTGTGGACAATTGTCTTATAATGCATAATAAGGCTGACTATGCTTATAATGGTGGTATGTCAACATAA